The proteins below come from a single Limnobaculum xujianqingii genomic window:
- a CDS encoding SDR family NAD(P)-dependent oxidoreductase: protein MFNDLQGKRILITGSTAGIGLAAAKAFIRSGAKVGINGSRNESCQKAREELAALGGDVEFFVVDVSKSEQCETLVNAFVERFGGMDVLINNAGGLGGRRGLEAIDDEFYDHVMNLNARSAMMVTKFAIPHLRAAAKASGKTTSVISSCSIAGREGGGMGASLYASSKAWLHNMHRNWVKEFTKDNIRFNVVAPGSIDTAFHSDKSQELIEKISSTIPMGRFGTSEEVAPTYLFLASHACSGYITGQIIDVNGGQMAP, encoded by the coding sequence ATGTTTAACGATCTCCAAGGTAAACGCATTCTTATCACCGGTTCCACTGCGGGTATTGGTTTGGCAGCGGCGAAAGCATTCATCCGTAGCGGTGCGAAAGTGGGTATTAACGGTTCTCGTAATGAAAGCTGTCAGAAAGCCAGAGAAGAGCTGGCTGCACTGGGTGGAGACGTCGAATTCTTTGTTGTTGATGTATCCAAATCCGAACAGTGCGAAACGCTGGTTAATGCTTTCGTTGAACGCTTTGGTGGTATGGATGTACTAATCAATAACGCCGGTGGCTTAGGCGGTCGTCGTGGGTTGGAGGCTATCGATGATGAGTTCTACGACCACGTAATGAACCTTAATGCCCGCTCAGCGATGATGGTGACTAAATTTGCCATTCCTCATCTGCGTGCGGCGGCTAAAGCCAGTGGGAAAACCACTTCGGTAATCAGCAGCTGTTCTATTGCCGGACGCGAAGGTGGCGGTATGGGCGCCAGCCTCTATGCCAGCTCTAAAGCCTGGTTACACAACATGCATCGCAACTGGGTAAAAGAGTTCACCAAAGACAACATTCGCTTTAACGTGGTTGCTCCGGGCAGTATTGATACTGCATTCCACAGCGATAAGAGTCAGGAATTAATTGAAAAAATCAGCTCAACTATCCCAATGGGCCGCTTTGGTACCAGTGAGGAAGTAGCACCAACCTATCTCTTTCTGGCATCTCACGCCTGTAGCGGTTACATTACCGGTCAAATTATTGACGTAAATGGCGGTCAGATGGCACCTTAA
- a CDS encoding LacI family DNA-binding transcriptional regulator, with amino-acid sequence MANIRDVAQRAGVSVSTVSNLLNGRTNRMRPETLARIEAAITELQFSPNRAARQLKTGQVNMLGLLVPSIVNPSFAELAHEIDIAAKQHGYRVLLGNTYRNQEEERTFLNDLLSQGIRGMIVVSTMTEQSHFHDAIARGLVMVNYDMQTHPDSPERSVIGDNISMDNFQAGNIAAQHLINRGCQNIAFVTESGKTVSRMNRISGFIHAAQQSGLSDHYRIIEGKARSGYGDAEMTELGKALAKTISQQATPPDGIVAVNDVMAIGLIAGFRTAGIRVPEDISVVGIDNTFLTSLITPALTSVAPPLTEIATVMVDRLIARLDDPAIEVEEFLFLPELVIRESVVD; translated from the coding sequence ATGGCAAACATACGTGATGTAGCACAGCGCGCTGGGGTTTCTGTCAGCACCGTATCTAATCTGCTCAATGGCCGAACGAATCGTATGAGGCCAGAAACACTGGCGCGAATTGAAGCGGCCATTACCGAGTTACAGTTTTCCCCTAACCGCGCCGCCCGCCAGCTAAAAACCGGACAAGTGAACATGCTGGGGTTGTTGGTTCCTTCCATCGTTAACCCCAGTTTTGCTGAATTGGCTCATGAGATAGATATTGCTGCTAAACAGCATGGGTATCGGGTCTTATTAGGTAATACATACCGTAATCAGGAAGAGGAACGTACCTTCCTTAACGATCTGCTTTCTCAGGGGATCCGCGGCATGATTGTTGTTTCTACTATGACCGAGCAGTCCCATTTTCATGATGCGATCGCGCGTGGCTTAGTAATGGTTAATTACGATATGCAAACCCACCCTGACTCACCAGAACGCTCCGTTATCGGTGACAATATTTCCATGGATAACTTTCAGGCAGGAAATATTGCAGCTCAACATCTGATAAATCGGGGTTGTCAAAATATCGCCTTTGTCACTGAAAGTGGTAAAACCGTGAGTCGAATGAACCGAATCAGCGGTTTTATTCACGCCGCCCAACAGTCTGGTTTGTCAGACCATTATCGCATTATTGAAGGTAAAGCCCGCTCTGGATATGGTGATGCCGAAATGACCGAATTGGGTAAAGCTTTGGCAAAAACCATTAGCCAGCAAGCAACCCCACCAGACGGTATTGTCGCGGTTAACGATGTGATGGCCATTGGCCTGATTGCCGGTTTTCGTACCGCAGGTATTCGAGTCCCTGAAGATATCTCCGTTGTGGGTATCGACAATACCTTCCTCACCAGCCTGATTACACCGGCATTAACCTCTGTTGCTCCACCGCTCACCGAGATTGCTACAGTGATGGTCGACAGACTTATCGCCCGGCTGGATGATCCCGCCATTGAAGTAGAAGAATTTTTGTTTTTACCGGAGTTGGTGATTAGAGAATCAGTTGTTGATTAG